In Candidatus Nitrosarchaeum limnium SFB1, the following proteins share a genomic window:
- a CDS encoding methyltransferase type 11 — translation MKIWNEIAPRYHKRWASANQGPFQSTSKLVELVNVNSGDSVLDLACGTGVVTKKIRDKVGNKGYVVGADASITVIKIAKKWNGAKSNLNFVNMDAEKFNFYHEFDIITCQYALFFFPNAQKALKNMRNSLKKTGTLGVSVHGHKDKVPFFSNISDAITKFIPDYIPPGSPDMDRFGTKIALHNEIRKAGFSKISIKDFTFSYSPGKFEDYWRNYIKYIAKPLKEKLNSLDIPKRKELKRTIKQNTIPYTKKNGDIVFPWQVLILTAKY, via the coding sequence ATGAAAATTTGGAATGAGATAGCACCAAGATATCATAAGAGATGGGCAAGTGCTAATCAAGGCCCATTTCAGAGTACCTCAAAATTAGTTGAGTTAGTTAATGTTAACAGTGGAGATAGTGTTTTAGATCTTGCATGTGGTACTGGAGTTGTTACAAAAAAAATTAGAGATAAAGTTGGGAATAAAGGATACGTGGTAGGTGCAGATGCATCAATCACTGTAATTAAAATTGCTAAAAAATGGAATGGAGCAAAATCAAATTTAAATTTTGTAAATATGGATGCTGAAAAATTTAATTTTTATCACGAATTTGATATTATAACATGTCAATATGCTTTGTTTTTTTTTCCTAATGCACAAAAAGCATTAAAAAATATGCGAAATAGTCTCAAGAAAACAGGTACACTTGGCGTTTCAGTGCACGGACATAAAGACAAAGTACCATTTTTTAGTAATATCTCAGATGCTATCACAAAATTTATTCCAGATTATATACCTCCTGGCTCTCCTGACATGGATAGGTTTGGAACAAAAATTGCATTACACAATGAAATTAGAAAAGCAGGATTCTCAAAAATATCAATAAAAGATTTTACTTTTAGTTATAGTCCAGGAAAATTTGAAGATTATTGGAGAAATTATATAAAATACATAGCCAAACCACTCAAAGAAAAATTAAACTCACTTGATATTCCTAAAAGAAAAGAATTGAAACGTACAATAAAACAAAATACCATTCCCTATACTAAAAAAAATGGAGATATTGTATTTCCTTGGCAAGTTTTAATTTTAACTGCAAAATACTAA
- a CDS encoding hypothetical protein (hypothetical protein Nmar_1723) yields MKKDNKKEEKQPKKSDFKVFLKKRAPIYLGIIALLVVFVIPELTKGDLRSSFPNNLTDDQKQIVETIMSYNGPNKKGLTVIDAISEQIATDYPNEKIYKDKKTKVNLDVSSIENMYEVILTFESYKGVKEYAWDFNPVTQEIKPKNPNAKHIIDLVNYYD; encoded by the coding sequence ATGAAAAAAGACAATAAAAAAGAAGAGAAACAACCAAAAAAATCAGATTTTAAAGTATTTCTAAAAAAGAGAGCACCAATTTATTTAGGAATAATTGCTTTGCTTGTGGTTTTTGTAATTCCTGAATTAACAAAAGGCGATTTGCGTAGTAGTTTTCCAAATAATTTAACGGATGATCAAAAACAAATTGTTGAAACTATAATGTCGTATAATGGTCCAAATAAAAAAGGATTGACAGTAATAGACGCCATATCAGAGCAAATAGCTACAGATTATCCTAATGAAAAAATTTACAAAGATAAGAAGACAAAAGTGAATCTTGATGTTTCTAGCATAGAAAATATGTATGAAGTAATTTTAACTTTTGAATCATATAAAGGAGTAAAGGAATATGCTTGGGATTTTAATCCTGTTACACAAGAAATTAAACCTAAAAATCCAAATGCAAAACACATTATTGATCTTGTAAACTATTATGATTAA
- a CDS encoding peptidase M24: MTGFWGEAIGILEKGGNTTIIAPELEVGRVKEESENCDVVTAERGIGLISSLTSKIKNKKVCTDCQNYSIMTSLKKSIPSIKSSTEPFYNSRIVKDEKEITVLKKASKIIDAMFEICVKKMNIGQKESELQTILMSFAIGQGMFDTGYKSTLNPLIIAGGPNGSLPHAQVTNRKFKKGDLVVVDLTLRYKGYVSDATRTFAIGQIPIEQKQVYQIVKDSQKLGLESVKPNVYCKDVDTACRKYIEENNFGKYFIHSTGHGIGLEVHELPTVSYRSDTKLKENMAITVEPGIYIPNKFGVRIEDSLIVKNKSIILHKFTKDLITI, encoded by the coding sequence ATGACTGGATTCTGGGGTGAAGCTATTGGAATATTAGAAAAAGGAGGTAATACTACTATAATTGCTCCAGAACTAGAAGTGGGCCGTGTCAAAGAAGAATCCGAAAATTGTGATGTAGTTACAGCAGAACGAGGAATTGGTTTAATTTCCTCATTGACTTCAAAAATCAAAAATAAGAAAGTATGTACTGATTGCCAAAATTATTCCATAATGACATCACTCAAAAAATCTATTCCTTCAATTAAATCATCCACAGAACCATTTTACAATTCTCGTATAGTGAAAGATGAAAAAGAAATCACTGTTTTGAAAAAAGCTTCTAAAATTATTGATGCGATGTTTGAAATATGTGTTAAAAAAATGAATATAGGTCAAAAAGAATCTGAATTACAAACAATATTGATGTCGTTTGCAATAGGACAAGGTATGTTTGATACCGGATACAAGTCAACTCTTAATCCATTAATCATAGCTGGAGGACCAAATGGATCATTACCACATGCACAAGTTACTAATAGAAAATTCAAAAAAGGTGATCTTGTAGTTGTTGATCTTACATTAAGATACAAAGGATATGTCTCAGATGCAACTAGAACATTTGCAATTGGGCAAATACCTATTGAACAAAAACAGGTTTATCAAATTGTAAAAGATTCACAAAAACTAGGATTAGAATCTGTTAAACCAAATGTATATTGTAAAGATGTTGATACTGCATGTAGAAAATATATTGAAGAGAATAATTTTGGAAAATATTTTATTCATTCAACAGGTCACGGTATTGGATTAGAAGTTCATGAACTACCAACTGTGTCATATAGAAGTGATACAAAACTAAAAGAAAATATGGCTATTACTGTAGAGCCTGGAATTTACATTCCAAATAAATTTGGAGTAAGGATTGAAGATTCACTTATTGTAAAGAACAAATCAATAATTTTACACAAGTTTACAAAAGATCTAATTACTATTTGA